The Oncorhynchus tshawytscha isolate Ot180627B linkage group LG12, Otsh_v2.0, whole genome shotgun sequence genome includes a window with the following:
- the f2r gene encoding proteinase-activated receptor 1 isoform X1 gives MVYWIVATLALFALQTSAYVPHNDSRLNLRTFAGIFLSVTDEPIDYIGLDVQEGSGSGMGQEPVKKQEHGHHGPRRSTKIVISEEARSFLQGRLATAFVPTVYTLVFIISVPLNLIAVVMFVRRIRPRKPAVIYMLNLASADLLFALLLPFRISYHFHGNNWVYGPFMCRLVTAAFYCNMYCSVLLMMCISIDRFLAVVYPMDSLTWRSPQTAAAVCGAMWLLALGGVTPLLLSRQTIHLPDVGITTCHDVQDVDKLRAYYLYFFPIYSSIFFFIPLVFTAVCYVRIVQALAMANVENRSRKSRAVVMAVTVLVVFVACFTPTNVILLVHYLKLAHGRSDSSYQAYLLSMCVGSISCCLDPLIYYFGSSQCQRQVAALLGCRQAGPGAELCSQTGSTRTSRLESIQSTVGSHYRKLMA, from the coding sequence actcCAGACTCAACCTGAGGACGTTTGCAGGCATCTTCCTGTCGGTGACTGATGAGCCCATCGACTACATAGGGCTGGATGTACAGGAGGGTAGTGGCTCAGGGATGGGCCAGGAGCCAGTGAAGAAGCAGGAGCATGGCCATCACGGCCCTCGTCGCTCCACCAAGATTGTCATCTCTGAGGAGGCCCGCAGCTTCCTCCAGGGTCGCCTAGCAACGGCCTTCGTCCCCACAGTCTACACCCTGGTCTTCATTATCAGCGTCCCCCTCAACCTGATTGCCGTGGTGATGTTTGTGCGTCGTATCCGTCCGAGGAAGCCGGCGGTGATCTACATGCTGAACCTGGCCAGTGCCGACCTCCTCTTCGCCCTGCTGCTCCCCTTCAGGATCTCATACCATTTCCACGGCAACAACTGGGTTTATGGCCCCTTCATGTGTCGCCTGGTGACAGCAGCCTTCTACTGCAACATGTATTGCTCTGTCCTGCTCATGATGTGCATCAGCATCGACCGCTTCCTGGCGGTGGTCTACCCCATGGACTCCCTGACGTGGCGTAGTCCACAGACGGCCGCCGCGGTCTGTGGCGCCATGTGGCTGTTGGCCCTGGGAGGAGTGACCCCCCTCCTGCTCTCCAGACAGACCATCCACCTCCCGGATGTGGGCATCACTACCTGCCACGACGTGCAGGATGTAGACAAGCTCCGTGCCTACTACCTCTACTTTTTCCCCATTTActcctccatcttcttcttcatccctcTGGTGTTCACAGCTGTGTGCTACGTCCGTATTGTGCAGGCCCTGGCCATGGCCAACGTGGAGAACCGCTCCAGGAAGTCTCGTGCGGTGGTGATGGCGGTGACAGTGCTGGTGGTGTTTGTGGCCTGCTTCACCCCCACCAATGTCATCCTCCTGGTGCACTACCTCAAGCTGGCCCACGGACGCAGTGACAGCTCCTACCAGGCCTACCTGCTCTCCATGTGTGTGGGCAGCATTAGCTGCTGCCTGGACCCGCTCATCTACTACTTTGGTTCGTCCCAGTGCCAGAGACAGGTGGCAGCTCTACTGGGCTGCAGACAGGCTGGGCCAGGAGCAGAGCTATGCTCTCAGACAGGCAGTACCAGGACCAGCAGACTGGAGAGCATTCAGAGCACTGTGGGCAGTCATTACAGGAAGCTCATGGCCTGA
- the f2r gene encoding proteinase-activated receptor 1 isoform X2, translating to MGQEPVKKQEHGHHGPRRSTKIVISEEARSFLQGRLATAFVPTVYTLVFIISVPLNLIAVVMFVRRIRPRKPAVIYMLNLASADLLFALLLPFRISYHFHGNNWVYGPFMCRLVTAAFYCNMYCSVLLMMCISIDRFLAVVYPMDSLTWRSPQTAAAVCGAMWLLALGGVTPLLLSRQTIHLPDVGITTCHDVQDVDKLRAYYLYFFPIYSSIFFFIPLVFTAVCYVRIVQALAMANVENRSRKSRAVVMAVTVLVVFVACFTPTNVILLVHYLKLAHGRSDSSYQAYLLSMCVGSISCCLDPLIYYFGSSQCQRQVAALLGCRQAGPGAELCSQTGSTRTSRLESIQSTVGSHYRKLMA from the coding sequence ATGGGCCAGGAGCCAGTGAAGAAGCAGGAGCATGGCCATCACGGCCCTCGTCGCTCCACCAAGATTGTCATCTCTGAGGAGGCCCGCAGCTTCCTCCAGGGTCGCCTAGCAACGGCCTTCGTCCCCACAGTCTACACCCTGGTCTTCATTATCAGCGTCCCCCTCAACCTGATTGCCGTGGTGATGTTTGTGCGTCGTATCCGTCCGAGGAAGCCGGCGGTGATCTACATGCTGAACCTGGCCAGTGCCGACCTCCTCTTCGCCCTGCTGCTCCCCTTCAGGATCTCATACCATTTCCACGGCAACAACTGGGTTTATGGCCCCTTCATGTGTCGCCTGGTGACAGCAGCCTTCTACTGCAACATGTATTGCTCTGTCCTGCTCATGATGTGCATCAGCATCGACCGCTTCCTGGCGGTGGTCTACCCCATGGACTCCCTGACGTGGCGTAGTCCACAGACGGCCGCCGCGGTCTGTGGCGCCATGTGGCTGTTGGCCCTGGGAGGAGTGACCCCCCTCCTGCTCTCCAGACAGACCATCCACCTCCCGGATGTGGGCATCACTACCTGCCACGACGTGCAGGATGTAGACAAGCTCCGTGCCTACTACCTCTACTTTTTCCCCATTTActcctccatcttcttcttcatccctcTGGTGTTCACAGCTGTGTGCTACGTCCGTATTGTGCAGGCCCTGGCCATGGCCAACGTGGAGAACCGCTCCAGGAAGTCTCGTGCGGTGGTGATGGCGGTGACAGTGCTGGTGGTGTTTGTGGCCTGCTTCACCCCCACCAATGTCATCCTCCTGGTGCACTACCTCAAGCTGGCCCACGGACGCAGTGACAGCTCCTACCAGGCCTACCTGCTCTCCATGTGTGTGGGCAGCATTAGCTGCTGCCTGGACCCGCTCATCTACTACTTTGGTTCGTCCCAGTGCCAGAGACAGGTGGCAGCTCTACTGGGCTGCAGACAGGCTGGGCCAGGAGCAGAGCTATGCTCTCAGACAGGCAGTACCAGGACCAGCAGACTGGAGAGCATTCAGAGCACTGTGGGCAGTCATTACAGGAAGCTCATGGCCTGA